In one window of Bradyrhizobium diazoefficiens DNA:
- a CDS encoding branched-chain amino acid ABC transporter permease → MSFVLVQVIVGGLLLGAVYALFSSGLTLVWGMMNIVNFAHGDFVMLGMYVAYVVYILMGGGPLLGAPLATLVLATVGVVVYFALIRDIMKGPMLAQILGTFGLALLLRYSVFWWFGANFLSMPQDIVGGTYAFAGLRIEASRLLAGVVALLVTLGLHLLLTRTSLGSKMLAVAEDQTAAQLMGIRPDTMQAIAWAIAAGATGLAGALIANFFYIVPTVGETLSIVAFVTVSLGGFGSVPGALVAGLLIGVIESLSGYLIGAVYKDIVVYVLFLFFLWFRPQGLMGKT, encoded by the coding sequence ATGTCCTTTGTACTCGTCCAGGTGATCGTCGGCGGGCTTCTGCTTGGCGCCGTCTACGCCCTGTTTTCCTCGGGCCTCACGCTGGTGTGGGGAATGATGAACATCGTCAATTTCGCGCATGGCGATTTCGTCATGCTCGGCATGTACGTCGCCTATGTCGTCTACATCCTGATGGGGGGCGGGCCGCTTCTCGGTGCGCCGCTCGCAACGCTGGTGCTCGCCACCGTCGGCGTGGTCGTCTACTTCGCGCTGATCCGCGACATCATGAAGGGGCCGATGCTGGCGCAGATCCTCGGCACCTTCGGGCTGGCGCTGCTGCTGCGCTATTCCGTGTTCTGGTGGTTCGGCGCCAATTTCCTGTCGATGCCGCAGGACATCGTCGGCGGCACGTATGCGTTTGCGGGCCTGCGCATCGAGGCCTCGCGGCTGCTTGCCGGTGTGGTTGCGTTGCTGGTGACGCTCGGCCTGCATCTCCTGCTGACGCGCACCTCGCTCGGCTCGAAGATGCTGGCAGTGGCGGAGGATCAGACCGCGGCCCAGCTGATGGGGATCCGGCCCGACACCATGCAGGCCATCGCCTGGGCGATTGCGGCCGGTGCCACGGGGCTGGCCGGCGCGCTGATCGCGAACTTCTTCTACATCGTGCCGACCGTCGGCGAGACGCTCAGCATCGTTGCCTTCGTCACGGTCTCGCTCGGCGGCTTCGGCAGCGTGCCGGGCGCGCTGGTCGCGGGCCTCCTGATCGGCGTGATCGAGTCGCTCTCGGGCTATCTGATCGGCGCGGTCTACAAGGACATCGTCGTCTATGTCCTGTTCCTGTTCTTCCTCTGGTTCCGGCCACAGGGCCTGATGGGCAAGACCTGA
- a CDS encoding ABC transporter substrate-binding protein, which yields MTLNHVTGLLCAAAMSIALAAGARAEDKVVKIGVILPMSGGTASIGAHAKAALEVAMDIINNAHPELANLPLAKNAGLAGLGGAKIEAVFADNQGNPATGQNQALRLITEDKVAAVFGAYQSGITLTSSAIAEKYGIPYLNSESVAANLTERGFKWFFRTTPIATDFAKAYVDFLADIKAQGAKTDSVALVHDNTEYGTSVANTISAAFKEKGQAVALDIAYPVNATDVQGQVLQLKDKKPDVIIMISYTSDAILFAKTMQSLDYKPAVLLADDAGYSDPSFIKAVGKISQGVFNRSSWSVGPSGSPSAIIADMYKKKSGEEMDDTVGREMQGFFVLADAIDRAGSTDPAKIQAALKATDLKPEQLMMGYKGVKFDDKGQNVLASGLIIQLQDGENYTAVWPKANAVKAPMLPYKGW from the coding sequence ATGACATTGAACCACGTCACGGGGCTGCTCTGCGCGGCCGCGATGTCCATTGCGCTCGCCGCGGGCGCGCGGGCCGAGGACAAGGTGGTCAAGATCGGCGTGATCCTGCCGATGTCCGGCGGCACCGCCTCGATCGGCGCGCACGCCAAGGCGGCGCTCGAGGTCGCCATGGACATCATCAACAACGCCCATCCCGAGCTCGCCAATCTGCCGCTGGCCAAGAACGCAGGCCTTGCCGGCCTCGGCGGCGCCAAGATCGAGGCCGTGTTCGCAGACAACCAGGGCAACCCGGCGACGGGCCAGAACCAGGCGCTGCGTCTGATCACCGAAGACAAGGTGGCGGCCGTGTTCGGCGCCTACCAGTCCGGCATCACGCTGACGTCGAGCGCGATCGCCGAGAAATACGGCATTCCCTATCTCAATTCGGAGTCCGTCGCCGCCAATCTCACCGAGCGCGGCTTCAAATGGTTCTTCCGCACCACGCCGATCGCCACCGATTTTGCCAAGGCCTACGTCGATTTCCTCGCGGACATCAAGGCGCAGGGCGCCAAGACCGACAGCGTGGCTCTGGTTCACGACAACACCGAATACGGCACCTCGGTCGCCAATACCATTAGCGCCGCCTTCAAGGAGAAGGGCCAAGCGGTCGCGCTCGACATCGCCTATCCCGTCAACGCGACCGACGTGCAGGGCCAGGTGCTCCAGCTCAAGGACAAGAAGCCCGACGTGATCATCATGATCTCCTACACGTCGGATGCGATCCTGTTTGCCAAAACTATGCAGTCGCTCGACTACAAGCCGGCGGTGCTGCTCGCCGACGACGCCGGCTATTCCGATCCGTCCTTCATCAAGGCCGTCGGCAAGATCTCGCAGGGCGTCTTCAACCGTTCGTCCTGGTCGGTGGGTCCGTCCGGCTCGCCATCGGCCATCATCGCCGACATGTACAAGAAGAAGAGCGGCGAGGAGATGGACGACACCGTCGGCCGCGAGATGCAGGGCTTCTTCGTGCTCGCCGATGCGATCGACCGCGCCGGCTCGACCGATCCCGCGAAAATCCAGGCGGCGCTGAAGGCGACCGACTTGAAGCCTGAGCAACTCATGATGGGCTACAAGGGCGTCAAGTTCGACGACAAGGGCCAGAACGTGCTCGCCTCCGGCCTCATCATCCAGCTCCAGGATGGCGAGAACTACACCGCGGTCTGGCCGAAGGCGAACGCCGTGAAGGCGCCGATGCTGCCCTACAAGGGCTGGTGA
- a CDS encoding DUF1428 domain-containing protein, producing the protein MPYVDGFVLAVRKDKMEAYKALARTACAVWMEHGALDYVECIGDDVPYGELTSFPRAVMATEDEVVVFSWIVYSDRASRDAVNKKVMADPRLKGSDMPFDGKRMIYGGFTKLLSASDESAS; encoded by the coding sequence ATGCCCTATGTCGATGGTTTCGTGCTGGCTGTACGCAAGGACAAGATGGAGGCCTACAAGGCGCTGGCGCGAACGGCTTGCGCGGTGTGGATGGAGCATGGCGCGCTCGATTATGTCGAATGCATCGGTGATGACGTGCCCTATGGCGAGCTCACATCGTTTCCGCGCGCGGTGATGGCCACCGAGGACGAGGTCGTGGTGTTCTCCTGGATCGTCTACAGCGACCGCGCGAGCCGCGATGCCGTGAACAAGAAGGTGATGGCCGATCCGCGGCTCAAGGGCTCCGACATGCCATTCGACGGCAAGCGCATGATTTATGGCGGCTTCACGAAGCTGCTGAGCGCGAGCGACGAGTCTGCTTCGTAG
- a CDS encoding ribonuclease Z, with product MFALTFLGTSASVPSAERNHPALLVEAAGERMLIDCGEGTQRQLLRSGAGFRRLDRILLTHGHLDHVLGIPGLFSTLGLRQTSDVMTVHGGPGTLDIVIRMLAGLWGAGRAPIAVEFAPLAEGRVIDAGDFTIDCFAVRHRGTDSFGFSLQSPARRHLLPDRLAALDVPDGPLRGELAAGRPGILEGGRTIDPEDVLGPPSGGKKLVVIGDIEATDGLSEHVAGADLLVIEATFLDRDAPTARDYGHLTAAEAARFAAANNVQRLVLTHLSGRYENEEILTEAARIFPNARIAADFDRVAV from the coding sequence ATGTTCGCCCTGACATTTCTCGGCACCTCGGCCAGCGTCCCATCCGCCGAGCGCAATCATCCGGCGCTTCTCGTCGAGGCCGCGGGCGAGCGCATGCTGATCGATTGCGGTGAAGGGACACAGCGCCAGCTGTTACGGAGCGGTGCCGGATTTCGGCGTCTCGACCGCATTCTGCTGACGCATGGTCATCTCGATCACGTGCTTGGTATCCCCGGTCTCTTCTCGACCCTGGGGCTGCGGCAGACCTCCGACGTGATGACCGTCCATGGCGGTCCGGGCACGCTCGACATCGTCATCCGCATGCTTGCAGGCCTGTGGGGCGCGGGCCGGGCGCCGATCGCGGTGGAGTTCGCGCCGCTGGCTGAAGGGCGGGTTATCGACGCCGGCGATTTCACCATCGACTGCTTTGCGGTCCGTCACCGCGGCACCGACAGTTTTGGCTTCTCATTGCAAAGCCCCGCGCGCCGCCATCTCTTGCCCGATCGCCTTGCTGCGCTTGATGTGCCGGATGGTCCCCTACGCGGCGAGCTGGCCGCGGGACGGCCGGGCATCCTTGAAGGCGGCCGGACGATCGATCCGGAGGATGTTCTGGGTCCTCCGAGCGGCGGCAAGAAGCTGGTCGTGATCGGCGACATCGAGGCCACCGATGGGCTCTCCGAACACGTCGCAGGCGCAGACCTGCTTGTGATCGAGGCGACGTTCCTGGATCGCGACGCGCCGACCGCGCGGGACTATGGCCATCTGACCGCGGCGGAGGCGGCTCGGTTCGCGGCCGCAAACAACGTCCAACGGCTCGTGCTCACGCATCTGTCGGGCCGATATGAGAACGAAGAGATTTTGACGGAAGCGGCAAGGATTTTCCCGAACGCCCGGATCGCCGCCGATTTCGATCGCGTCGCTGTTTAG
- a CDS encoding TetR/AcrR family transcriptional regulator, whose product MGMGRPREFDAELALDQAMEVFWRHGYEGATIAELTEAMGINPPSLYACFGNKEGLLKAALDRYTKLRSVWMDEVVAAPTAREVAERMLMGIAQKQTDPANPPGCLLVQGGIACGTGSENVPFELAARRAENEDQLRDRFVRAKAEGDLKPTADPAALARYVSAVSVGMGVMASSGSDREALRQVADVAVQAVEMQSK is encoded by the coding sequence ATGGGCATGGGACGCCCCCGCGAATTCGACGCCGAATTGGCGTTGGATCAGGCGATGGAAGTGTTTTGGCGTCACGGCTACGAGGGCGCCACCATTGCAGAGCTCACCGAGGCCATGGGCATCAATCCGCCGAGCCTCTATGCCTGCTTCGGCAACAAGGAAGGCCTGCTGAAGGCTGCGCTCGACCGCTACACCAAGCTCCGCAGCGTCTGGATGGACGAGGTGGTGGCCGCGCCCACCGCTCGCGAGGTCGCCGAGCGGATGCTGATGGGTATCGCCCAGAAGCAGACCGATCCCGCCAATCCGCCGGGCTGCCTGCTCGTGCAGGGCGGCATTGCCTGCGGCACCGGCTCCGAAAACGTTCCGTTCGAGCTCGCCGCCCGCCGCGCTGAGAACGAAGACCAGCTCCGCGACCGTTTCGTCCGCGCCAAGGCCGAAGGCGATCTGAAGCCGACGGCGGATCCCGCAGCACTCGCGCGCTATGTTTCGGCGGTGTCTGTCGGGATGGGCGTGATGGCGTCCTCAGGTTCCGACCGCGAGGCGCTGCGGCAGGTGGCGGACGTGGCGGTGCAGGCGGTGGAGATGCAGTCGAAATAG
- a CDS encoding efflux RND transporter periplasmic adaptor subunit, which yields MPPSQNTSRPGRIRRLLGGVAIVGSLAVAGSIATGHYFRAAQATATAAATEQAVPVTVALIEPRQTVLWDDFSGRLEAIQRVELRPRVAGAIMSTNFTEGALVKAGDVLFKIDPAPYAAEVDKANAQLEAAKARVVFTQSELERGAQLVGNAVVTRRDYDQRDNANREAIANVKAAEATLQTAKLNLDYTEVRAPVDGRVGKIEITVGNLVAAGTASPVLTSLVSVNPIYASFDADEEVVLRALNSIADASGKRGNLDQIPVEMATSGGLSAKGHIQLIDNQVNGQSGTIRVRAVFGNEDGRLIPGQFARVRMGQPKQQTLVMIDERAIGTDQDKKFVMAVGDDSRAVYRPITLGGSVDGLRIVTAGLKPGDRIVVNGLQRVRPGALLKTEVAAMGARGQQASNHSNQDVVQR from the coding sequence ATGCCCCCCTCCCAAAATACCTCTCGCCCCGGCCGTATCCGCCGCCTGCTTGGCGGCGTTGCCATCGTGGGCTCGCTCGCCGTGGCCGGTTCGATCGCGACCGGCCACTATTTCCGTGCGGCGCAAGCGACCGCGACGGCGGCCGCGACTGAGCAAGCCGTCCCTGTCACGGTCGCGCTGATCGAACCGCGGCAGACTGTGCTGTGGGACGATTTTTCCGGCCGGCTCGAGGCGATCCAACGCGTCGAGCTGCGCCCGCGCGTGGCCGGCGCAATCATGTCGACCAATTTCACCGAAGGCGCGCTGGTGAAGGCCGGCGACGTCTTGTTCAAGATCGATCCTGCGCCTTACGCGGCCGAGGTCGACAAGGCCAACGCCCAGCTCGAGGCGGCCAAGGCGCGCGTGGTGTTCACCCAGAGCGAGCTCGAACGCGGCGCCCAGCTCGTCGGCAATGCCGTCGTGACGCGGCGTGACTACGACCAGCGCGACAACGCCAACCGCGAAGCTATCGCCAACGTGAAGGCGGCCGAAGCGACGCTCCAGACCGCAAAGCTCAATCTCGACTACACCGAGGTGCGCGCGCCCGTGGACGGCCGCGTCGGCAAGATCGAGATCACCGTCGGCAACCTCGTTGCCGCCGGCACCGCTTCCCCGGTGCTGACCTCACTGGTCTCGGTCAATCCGATCTACGCGTCCTTCGATGCGGATGAAGAGGTCGTGCTGCGCGCGCTGAACTCGATCGCAGACGCCTCCGGCAAGCGCGGCAATCTCGACCAGATCCCGGTCGAGATGGCGACCTCCGGCGGCCTCTCGGCCAAGGGCCACATCCAGCTCATCGACAACCAGGTCAACGGCCAGAGCGGCACCATCCGCGTCCGCGCGGTCTTTGGGAACGAGGACGGCCGCCTCATTCCCGGCCAGTTCGCACGCGTGCGCATGGGCCAGCCGAAGCAGCAGACGCTGGTGATGATCGACGAGCGCGCGATCGGCACCGACCAGGACAAGAAGTTCGTGATGGCCGTCGGCGACGACAGCCGCGCGGTCTACCGGCCGATCACACTCGGCGGCTCGGTCGATGGCTTGCGTATCGTGACGGCGGGGCTGAAGCCCGGTGATCGCATTGTCGTCAACGGCCTGCAACGCGTGCGTCCCGGCGCTCTCCTCAAGACCGAAGTCGCGGCGATGGGCGCGCGCGGGCAGCAGGCCTCCAACCACAGCAACCAGGACGTGGTGCAACGCTAG